Below is a genomic region from bacterium.
CCGTATCCCGGCGCTTTGACCGCAAGAACGCTAAACGTCCCGCGAAGTTTATTGACCACGAAGGTCGAGAGCGCGTCGCCCTCCACGTCGTCTGCGATAAGGACGAGCTCTTTTTTGCCGCTTGCCGCGACCTTCTCAAGGAGCGGGAGAATCTCCTGCACGTTTCCTACTTTCTTGTCGGTAATGAGGATAAGCGCGTCCTTCATCTCCGCCTCCATGCGCTCCGGGCTCGTCACCATGTATGCCGACACGTAGCCTTTGTCGAACTGGAGGCCTTCGACGATCGAGTACGAAAGCTCGGTACCCTGCGATTCCTCGACGGTGACGACGCCGTTCTTCCCCACTTTCTCGACCGCTTCCGCGATGATGGAGCCGAGTTCCGCCGACTCCGCGGAAATGCTCGCCACCTGCCGCACTTCGTTTTTTCCGGCAACCGGCTTCGCCATTTTCTTAAGCTCTGCGATCGCGGCGTCGCGCGCCGCCTCCATGCCGCTTCGAACGGCCATCGCGTTCGCGCCTTTCTGCATGTATTTGAGGCCTTCCTCGACGAGCGCCTCAAGAAGCACGACGGAGGTCGTGGTGCCGTCTCCTGCGGTATCGTTGGTCTTAGACGCGACCTCCTTCACGATCTCGGCGCCCATGTTCTCGAACTTATCCTTGAAGGAGATGTCCTTGGCGATCGAGACGCCGTCGTTTGTGATGCGCGGGCCGCCATAGCTCTTTTCAAGCACGACGTTCCTGCCGCGCGGGCCGAGCGTTACTTTGACCGCGCGGGCCGCCTGGTTGATGCCGCGGGCGATCGCCTTGCGCGCGTCTTCTGCGAAGAGAATCTGTTTTGCCATAGTCGGAAATATTATTTGCTAACGACCGCCAGTACCGAGGATTCCGAGAGGATGTAGTATTCCTCGCCGTCCACCTTCACCTCGTCATAGCCGTATTTCGAGAAAAGCACCGTGTCTCCCGTTTTCACCTGCATCGGCTGGAGCTTCCCGTCGTCGTATTTGCCGGGGCCGACCGCGACCACGGTGCCCTTGGCCGGCTTTTCCTTGTCGACCGACTCGGGAATGATGATGCCCGACGCGAGTTTCTTTTCCTCTCCCTTCCCCTCAGGCAGGACGACGATGCGGTCGCCAAGGGGCTTCAATCCTGGTTTTTCGTTTTTTGCCATGGAAAATGGTCGCAATCAAATGCGAACTGTTCAGATTTACAAAGCTGGTAAATGCCCAATGCACGCACTATACAGGAAAAATATAAGAAAGGAGATTTTCGGATGCAAGACTTGACTAGACTGTATATATAATCTAATATAAGCATCAGGTACGAAACACGTTGCACAAAGGGGATAAAAATGGCATCGGCAATCGAAACCACGCTTGACCGCCGTAACAGGCGAACCTGGCGGATCACGGGAAGCCTCTTCGCGGCCCTCGTCTTCATGGGCTATGTGGCCGCCTGGACCGTGAAGGAACAGATCGTCCGCAGGGATGAGGTGGTGAAAACCGAGGCGTGGACATACCGCGCCAACGGATTTCTGCCGTATTTCGAGCACGACGGGCTCAAGGTCTACGGAATGGGCGAGCTTCGCTTCCCTTCCGGAACGAAGCTCTCGGATGGCAACCGCTATTCCTGCAGTCTTGTGCGCCACACCCGTCTCGATTTTCTGTTCCAGACGGTGGAGCACACGGCGTGGGACGAGTGTTTGCCCGTGAAAGTCTGACCCGCCTCATCGGCGGCCGCACAACCGCGGCCGCCGATTTCGCTTTCCCCAAAAAACGGGGATTGCCCGGCTCCATGACCCATGCTATCCTTGCTCCCACAGATGGAGGCACTGACTTGGCTTTTGCCCTACGCAGAGATCGTCCTGTCCCTTCTCCTCATCCTCGGCATCGTGCTCCAGCAGCGCGGTGCGAGCCTTGGCGGAGCGTTCGGGGGCGATAACTTTGCATCGACTTTTTACAAGCGCCGCGGCGCGGAGCGTTTCCTGTTCCGCGCGACTATCGCGGTCGCTGTACTATTCGTCGCCACGGCGATAGCGAACTTCCTCGTCTGAACGAATCATGCAGGAGCGCATAGCCCGCCTCATACCCGCCTTGCGCGCTTCGCGCTCCTTCGGCCTGCTTGACCGGCTCAGGGCGCGCGTCGAGGAGCTCTCCCCGGGAGACGCGGCGATCCTTGGCGCGCTTGGCGTCTTGCTTGCGGTCACGAGCCTCATCGGAGTGTATGCGCTCGTGCGCTCGGTGCAGATAAGCATCCCTGCCGACGGAGGAATCTTGGTCGAGGGCGAGCTCGGCTCCCCGCGCTTCGTGAATCCCTTGCTTGCGGTGTCCGACGCCGACCGCGATCTCGCAAGCCTCACGTATGCGGGGCTCATGGGCCTTGGCGCGGAGGGCAACCTAATCCCGGTCCTCGCCGAAAGCTACAGCGTTTCCGAGGACGGGAAGGAATACACGTTCGTCCTCAGAAACGACCTGGTCTGGAGCGACGGGGCGCCGATCACTGCGGACGACGTCGCGTTCACCGTCGGCAAGGCGCAGGATGCGGCGCTCAAGAGCCCGGAGCTTGCGAACTGGAGCGGCGTGAAAACGGAGGCGCTTGACGCGCGAACCGTACGCTTCACGCTCGGCAAGCCGTATGCGCCGTTCCTTGCGAACGCGACGCTCGGGATACTTCCCGCGCACCTCTGGCGGGGCATCTCGACCGAGGACTTCCCGTTTTCGACCCTCGCTACCGAGCCCGTGGGCGCCGGTCCTTTCATCTTCTCGAAGATAGTGCGCGGCGACAACGGCATCATCAGGGAGTACGACCTGTCCGCAAATCCCGCATACGCGCTCGGACGCCCGCACCTCGACGGGATACGCTTCGTCTTCTACTCGCAAGCGGACGATCTCAAAAGCGCCGTACGGGGTGGAGCGGTGGAAAGCGCGTACGGCGTCCCGGCGCAAGGCGCTCTCATGGCTCCGTACGCGAGCGTCTTCGGCGTCTTCTTCAATCCGAATCAGAACGCGGCGCTCGCGCGCCTTGAAGTGCGCAAGGCGCTCTCGCTTGCGATAGACCGGGAGTATCTGACCAAGCAGGTACTCGGAGGGTATGCAGCGCCCATCATGGGCCCGGTGCCTCCCGGAAGCGGCATCAATGGCACCACGGTTCCGGCGCTTGCCGACCGCAT
It encodes:
- the groL gene encoding chaperonin GroEL (60 kDa chaperone family; promotes refolding of misfolded polypeptides especially under stressful conditions; forms two stacked rings of heptamers to form a barrel-shaped 14mer; ends can be capped by GroES; misfolded proteins enter the barrel where they are refolded when GroES binds), which codes for MAKQILFAEDARKAIARGINQAARAVKVTLGPRGRNVVLEKSYGGPRITNDGVSIAKDISFKDKFENMGAEIVKEVASKTNDTAGDGTTTSVVLLEALVEEGLKYMQKGANAMAVRSGMEAARDAAIAELKKMAKPVAGKNEVRQVASISAESAELGSIIAEAVEKVGKNGVVTVEESQGTELSYSIVEGLQFDKGYVSAYMVTSPERMEAEMKDALILITDKKVGNVQEILPLLEKVAASGKKELVLIADDVEGDALSTFVVNKLRGTFSVLAVKAPGYGDKKKEMLADIATVVGGQVISADTGLTFESATLGMLGRANRVVATKDSTTIVGGKGKKADIESRVSQLKAQAEMSESKFDTEKLEERIAKLGGGVAVISVGAATETEMKYLKDKIDDAVKATKASIEEGIVAGGGTALAKLSKKLGASSAKMSADEKAGYEIVVRALEMPLRQIALNAGKDDVSMIVSKVQGGKANAGYDAMKDEIVEDMLAAGIVDPAKMPRMAIENAVSAAAILLTTEAAVADIPEPKKGEDAPGMGGMDY
- a CDS encoding co-chaperone GroES is translated as MAKNEKPGLKPLGDRIVVLPEGKGEEKKLASGIIIPESVDKEKPAKGTVVAVGPGKYDDGKLQPMQVKTGDTVLFSKYGYDEVKVDGEEYYILSESSVLAVVSK
- the secG gene encoding preprotein translocase subunit SecG, producing the protein MEALTWLLPYAEIVLSLLLILGIVLQQRGASLGGAFGGDNFASTFYKRRGAERFLFRATIAVAVLFVATAIANFLV
- a CDS encoding peptide ABC transporter substrate-binding protein, producing the protein MQERIARLIPALRASRSFGLLDRLRARVEELSPGDAAILGALGVLLAVTSLIGVYALVRSVQISIPADGGILVEGELGSPRFVNPLLAVSDADRDLASLTYAGLMGLGAEGNLIPVLAESYSVSEDGKEYTFVLRNDLVWSDGAPITADDVAFTVGKAQDAALKSPELANWSGVKTEALDARTVRFTLGKPYAPFLANATLGILPAHLWRGISTEDFPFSTLATEPVGAGPFIFSKIVRGDNGIIREYDLSANPAYALGRPHLDGIRFVFYSQADDLKSAVRGGAVESAYGVPAQGALMAPYASVFGVFFNPNQNAALARLEVRKALSLAIDREYLTKQVLGGYAAPIMGPVPPGSGINGTTVPALADRISTAAGTLTAAGWAYDPEARLWTQASAKLTLTMTLKTSNVPELKAVAAAVKADWEKLGVPTDIELYEPGDLSQNVIRPRKYDALLFGMVVGRERDLFAFWDSSQRNDPGLNIALYANKTADQLLESSRQESDPAKRLAALQKIDSAIAADYPAAFTHAPDFLYVVPQKLQGVSLPQISTPADRFAGVAGWYVESQYVWPFLVRQ